The Pyrenophora tritici-repentis strain M4 chromosome 2, whole genome shotgun sequence genome window below encodes:
- a CDS encoding HET domain containing protein codes for MASYLPTRLLCQINGEFSVVRPIDVHIESFDIISYTWGDPEKEDWDSGIPGVNWTLKIAKDKFNDIKRLMITDNIRYLWADCVCINQNSEADKAIELSKMFEYYKNAEKCHILLDMPVVWDPQEIVDNLKFVDHVLSHMEGSALAAGAPGLLSEQRRQLQEWKEADWAFAIPESIVRSASIDMGVLNCYSTCVNHVRSLFRNLYFTRVWTFQEMILGKNVVMWAIDRMNIARIGELNTWMGLAVDSMDKAYKLQAWIHNSRVVNNASINAVLRVIDEDTVSLNSLRIQVRGIESARTDIINGGPYWWYENTRGVSNIFSAICLVPRNCGRKADLFRGLLGIFSGLFTPEEIETQISGDDMEKMSFNFFQQLSRKTKSAWTKLAISSRERGEWDWIPVVENYSGSATTDCFAGVVNLGRLNTKGQAKSLAMTGVKGTPKKYMKIRLFQNTETTSFNFTFRGCNCGKKLTKSMWSKEVIPTYDQPRNVIKDETGKILVQCATILGSLIDPLCDLVAYRRRLLRKLGPNWATTDPSAKPSAWEDRCVSGTFWENPPRQFFRSHNMSMNYRMVDISSCESRLWNQNTAKISCEVRVNCGCTIIAPFALIFEALTVVQGSSLGDTWAMLDPDNRIILRDGLGLVQIGDIGKTFNLMAFAGDVNAHRAHASACRSMKVDKPIVPKTAWPWGRALVREEFAHGIMAQMRDYGYIETGGSGNLLISRDHVMDRYKIIGVCIDEYIQNEKGQKQVTIR; via the coding sequence ATGGCGTCCTATCTTCCTACGAGGCTGCTCTGCCAGATCAACGGAGAGTTTTCCGTTGTCAGACCCATCGACGTACACATAGAAAGCTTCGACATCATCTCATATACTTGGGGAGACCCagagaaagaagattggGATAGTGGCATACCGGGGGTCAATTGGACGTTGAAAATAGCAAAAGACAAATTTAATGACATCAAGAGGCTTATGATTACCGACAACATCCGATACTTATGGGCGGACTGCGTATGCATCAACCAAAACTCCGAAGCGGACAAGGCTATCGAGCTGTCGAAGATGTTCGAATACTACAAGAACGCGGAAAAGTGTCATATCCTCCTTGACATGCCCGTCGTTTGGGATCCACAAGAGATTGTGGATAATCTCAAGTTCGTCGACCATGTTCTATCACACATGGAAGGATCTGCGCTTGCTGCTGGCGCTCCGGGTCTTCTGTCGGAGCAGAGAaggcagcttcaggaatGGAAGGAAGCAGACTGGGCATTCGCAATACCCGAGTCGATAGTCAGGTCAGCCTCCATCGACATGGGCGTACTGAACTGTTATTCTACGTGTGTCAATCACGTTCGATCACTGTTCCGCAATCTCTACTTTACGCGGGTGTGGACTTTCCAAGAGATGATCCTCGGCAAGAACGTTGTCATGTGGGCGATAGATCGCATGAACATAGCGCGTATTGGGGAGTTGAACACGTGGATGGGTCTTGCTGTGGACTCCATGGATAAGGCATACAAATTGCAGGCCTGGATTCATAATTCCCGGGTGGTGAACAACGCATCGATCAACGCGGTTTTGAGAGTCATCGACGAAGACACGGTGTCGCTGAATAGTCTCCGTATACAGGTGCGAGGCATCGAGAGTGCAAGGACCGATATCATCAACGGAGGACCTTATTGGTGGTATGAAAACACGAGAGGTGTTTCGAACATCTTTTCGGCCATCTGCCTAGTACCGCGAAACTGCGGCAGAAAAGCGGACCTATTCAGAGGGCTCCTAGGGATCTTTAGTGGACTCTTTACTCCCGAGGAAATCGAAACGCAGATCTCGGGGGATGACATGGAGAAGATGTCTTTCAATTTCTTCCAACAGTTGTCCAGGAAGACGAAGTCGGCCTGGACCAAATTAGCGATCAGTAGTCGGGAACGAGGGGAGTGGGATTGGATCCCTGTAGTGGAGAACTACAGCGGCTCAGCGACAACAGATTGTTTCGCTGGAGTGGTTAATTTGGGAAGACTGAACACCAAAGGTCAAGCAAAATCTCTCGCAATGACCGGAGTCAAGGGTACTCCGAAGAAGTACATGAAAATTCGGCTTTTTCAGAACACCGAGACCACCAGCTTCAATTTCACCTTCAGAGGCTGTAATTGTGGAAAAAAGTTGACGAAAAGCATGTGGTCCAAAGAGGTCATACCGACGTACGATCAGCCGAGGAATGTGATCAAGGACGAGACAGGGAAGATACTGGTCCAATGCGCGACTATACTCGGCAGCCTCATAGATCCCCTGTGTGATCTGGTCGCGTATAGAAGACGTCTCCTTCGTAAGCTGGGACCAAACTGGGCGACAACAGACCCGAGCGCAAAACCCAGCGCCTGGGAAGACCGATGTGTCAGTGGCACCTTCTGGGAGAATCCCCCGCGGCAGTTCTTCAGAAGCCACAACATGTCGATGAATTATCGCATGGTCGACATCTCGAGCTGCGAGTCTCGGCTATGGAATCAGAACACGGCCAAGATCTCTTGCGAAGTGCGTGTCAATTGCGGCTGCACCATCATCGCTCCATTCGCACTCATCTTCGAGGCCCTCACAGTCGTCCAGGGAAGCTCGCTTGGGGACACCTGGGCGATGCTTGACCCCGATAACCGTATTATACTCCGAGATGGTCTTGGGCTCGTACAGATTGGCGACATAGGGAAGACGTTCAACCTGATGGCCTTCGCTGGTGACGTGAACGCCCACAGAGCACATGCATCCGCGTGTAGGAGCATGAAGGTCGACAAGCCTATTGTTCCGAAGACTGCGTGGCCGTGGGGTAGGGCCCTGGTCAGGGAGGAGTTTGCGCATGGGATCATGGCCCAGATGCGCGATTACGGCTACATCGAGACGGGCGGGTCGGGGAACCTGCTGATTAGTCGCGACCACGTTATGGATCGATATAAGATCATCGGGGTTTGTATTGACGAGTATATACAGAACGAGAAGGGTCAGAAGCAGGTGACTATTCGCTGA
- a CDS encoding MOSC domain containing protein yields the protein MVLSGTTQAGVILSIFVLPILTYLFFTRIQQVESNAGPLPPPTEITALFIHPIKSCHGISVQSAKLLPTGLDLDRQWMWVSYPDYEFLTIRQISKMTLIRPTYDEKTDTLTVTAPAPDSIDEKLEFSIPAHPSKEWLDENTENHSAKIWSTTTGTCVYSSEMTAPFNDFFGKEVRLVYKPPVSDDPRPLVSNGAPDVLGRDASTCFPDLMPILVGNQSSIDELNIRLKAAEDLTIDVRRFRPNILVKGESNVPWDEDRWKTIKITPRSGEPIVLDITQRCARCQVPNVHPDSAEKHKTQPWDALMKYRRIDEGITYKPCYGMLAVPKTIGQVSVGMKFEVTEVTDKHRYIAGF from the exons ATGGTGCTCTCAGGCACTACGCAGGCAGGCGTGATACTCTCAATCTTTGTCCTGCCGATTCTCACTTATCTATTCTTCACGAGAATCCAACAAGTAGAGAGTAATGCTGGACCTCTGCCACCACCAACCGAGATCACGGCACTATTCATACATCCCATCAAGTCGTGTCACGGTATCTCGGTGCAGTCTGCGAAACTCCTGCCCACAGGCCTAGATCTTG ATAGGCAATGGATGTGGGTGAGCTACCCAGACTACGAATTCCTGACGATCCGGCAAATCTCCAAAATGACTCTTATCCGACCCACCTATGATGAGAAGACTGATACCCTCACTGTGACTGCACCGGCTCCGGACTCGATTGATGAGAAGCTAGAGTTCTCTATCCCTGCTCATCCTTCAAAGGAGTGGTTAGATGAGAACACGGAGAATCATTCGGCGAAAATCTGGAGTACCACTACAGGAACATGCGTATATTCTTCTGAGATGACTGCACCGTTCAACGACTTCTTCGGCAAAGAGGTGCGGCTCGTGTATAAACCACCTGTTTCCGATGACCCCAGACCACTCGTATCGAACGGCGCACCAGATGTCTTAGGAAGAGATGCGTCGACATGCTTCCCAGACCTTATGCCTATACTAGTCGGCAATCAAAGCAGTATTGACGAACTTAACATACGTCTCAAGGCCGCTGAAGATTTGACTATCGACGTCCGCCGCTTCCGGCCTAATATCCTGGTCAAAGGCGAGTCCAACGTGCCCTGGGACGAGGATCGCTGGAAGACTATCAAGATCACACCCCGGTCTGGCGAGCCCATCGTCCTGGACATCACACAAAGATGCGCCCGCTGTCAGGTGCCTAATGTACATCCGGATTCGGCTGAGAAGCACAAGACACAGCCTTGGGATGCATTGATGAAGTATCGAAGGATCGACGAAGGGATTACGTACAAGCCTTGTTATGGTATGTTGGCCGTACCAAAGACGATCGGACAGGTCAGCGTGGGGATGAAGTTCGAGGTGACTGAGGTGACTGATAAACACCGTTATATTGCTGGATTCTGA
- a CDS encoding XynB, Beta-xylosidase — protein MADKEPIVTHVFTADPSAHVFNGKLYIYPSHDRESNIPNNDNGDQYDMNDYHVFSMEEVGGPVTDHGVALKQDDIPWVSKQLWAPDAATKNGKYYLFFPARDKEGIFRVGVAVGDKPEGPFKPEPEPIKGSFSIDPASFVDDDGTAYLYFGGIWGGQLQCWKTGSFVREDYETMEATSGPALCAKVAKLSDDMTSFASDVADVVILDEATGAPIASEDHDRRFFEAAWMHKYNGKYYFSYSTGDTHYLCYAVGDSPLGPFVYGGRILEPVIGWTTHHSIAEFKGKWYLFYHDSSLSKGVNHLRCVKVREIVYDEQGKIKLAESQPKVEA, from the coding sequence ATGGCGGACAAAGAACCCATCGTAACGCACGTCTTCACCGCAGACCCATCAGCCCACGTCTTTAACGGCAAGCTCTACATCTACCCCTCGCACGACCGTGAGTCAAACATCCCAAACAACGACAATGGCGACCAATACGACATGAACGACTACCACGTCTTCAGCATGGAAGAAGTCGGCGGCCCCGTCACCGACCACGGCGTAGCCCTCAAGCAAGACGACATACCCTGGGTATCCAAGCAACTCTGGGCGCCCGACGCGGCCACCAAAAACGGAAAATACTACCTCTTCTTCCCCGCCCGCGACAAGGAAGGCATCTTCCGCGTAGGCGTCGCCGTGGGCGACAAACCCGAGGGACCATTCAAACCGGAGCCTGAACCCATAAAAGGCAGTTTCAGCATCGACCCGGCCTCCTTCGTCGACGACGACGGTACTGCGTATCTCTACTTTGGCGGCATCTGGGGCGGCCAGCTGCAGTGCTGGAAAACTGGCTCCTTCGTCCGGGAGGACTACGAAACCATGGAGGCCACCTCTGGCCCCGCTCTTTGCGCAAAAGTTGCAAAACTCTCCGATGATATGACATCTTTCGCGTCCGACGTCGCCGACGTCGTTATCCTAGACGAAGCCACCGGCGCGCCGATAGCATCAGAGGACCACGACCGCCGTTTCTTCGAGGCAGCGTGGATGCACAAGTACAACGGCAAATACTACTTCTCGTATTCGACGGGCGACACGCACTATCTGTGCTATGCTGTTGGGGATAGTCCGCTGGGGCCTTTTGTGTATGGAGGAAGGATTTTGGAACCGGTGATTGGGTGGACGACACATCACAGTATTGCCGAGTTCAAAGGGAAGTGGTATTTGTTCTACCATGATTCGAGTTTGAGTAAGGGGGTGAATCATCTGAGGTGTGTGAAGGTTAGGGAGATTGTGTATGATGAGCAGGGCAAGATCAAGTTGGCTGAGAGTCAGCCAAAGGTGGAGGCGTAG
- a CDS encoding Atrophin-1 multi-domain protein, whose protein sequence is MDYDLYPKSLPISPLRADSLSRFYATKSNRSLFRSKLSQALSVTSGSKLNEDTLQEPSEQENMGEETEEPHHPDVLSVVLLPSGAVNMETYANNPRGLLPDCKIEKKAEVERPGQAADVWPKSLIQNHTIYETWVYPSYGCLTTPTPRFSTSQELAVSAPLQVRIGGRNRTCTFSERSAILVFARARVAKRDFAEPFCKLDNVLFQDWFLRTVRGFGVDDEWATWRLSTVMKDKVRAGIMEEVVLYQKEVEIIAMGREEDRWPAPHARKMIRAEKRWINNRGSKVPPEEEARRKAAFADRRKEIYEAKKREFWEGIEMKLRNDRRLEQERLRREEEDFWRAEGKSFWERYRPRIAGTDWVKRVCFRCLFRTKKEQRPAIRV, encoded by the coding sequence ATGGACTACGATCTCTACCCAAAATCCCTGCCCATCTCCCCCCTTCGCGCCGATTCCCTATCCCGTTTCTATGCCACCAAATCCAACCGATCTCTCTTCCGCTCGAAGCTTTCTCAGGCACTCAGTGTCACTTCCGGCAGCAAGCTAAATGAGGACACTCTGCAAGAACCTAGCGAGCAAGAAAACATGGGTGAAGAAACAGAAGAACCCCACCACCCCGACGTACTCTCTGTCGTACTCCTCCCAAGCGGCGCCGTCAACATGGAGACTTACGCCAACAACCCGCGTGGTCTACTCCCTGACTGCAAAATAGAAAAGAAAGCGGAAGTGGAAAGGCCAGGCCAAGCAGCGGATGTATGGCCAAAATCCCTCATACAGAACCACACGATTTACGAAACGTGGGTATATCCCAGCTATGGATGTTTAACCACGCCCACACCACGTTTTTCGACATCACAGGAGCTTGCAGTTTCAGCGCCGCTGCAAGTCAGAATAGGGGGTCGAAACCGAACATGCACTTTCTCGGAACGAAGTGCCATACTTGTCTTCGCAAGAGCCAGAGTGGCGAAGAGGGATTTCGCAGAGCCGTTTTGTAAGTTGGATAATGTTCTATTTCAAGATTGGTTTCTGCGTACCGTGCGGGGATTCGGAGTGGATGACGAATGGGCAACTTGGCGCCTGTCAACTGTCATGAAGGATAAGGTGAGGGCTGGGATCATGGAGGAGGTGGTGTTGTACCAGAAGGAGGTTGAAATTATTGCCATGGGCAGGGAAGAAGATAGGTGGCCCGCCCCGCATGCTCGTAAGATGATTAGAGCTGAGAAGAGGTGGATTAACAATAGGGGGAGTAAAGTGCCGCCTGAGGAGGAGGCTAGGAGGAAAGCAGCATTTGCGGATAGGAGGAAGGAGATATATGAGGCTAAGAAAAGGGAGTTTTGGGAGGGGATTGAGATGAAGCTGAGAAATGATAGACGGCTTGAACAGGAGAGGTTGAGGAGGGAAGAAGAGGACTTTTGGAGAGCTGAGGGGAAGAGCTTCTGGGAACGGTATCGACCGCGTATTGCGGGTACAGACTGGGTGAAGAGGGTGTGTTTTAGGTGCTTGTTTCGTACCAAGAAAGAGCAAAGGCCGGCCATCCGCGTCTAA
- a CDS encoding TT-ORF1 domain containing protein yields the protein MAGDSMLTMSMSPSQSPKEFGTAAVQWACTRRGRMMVLTFALFTILLGLTGMKHHEVISSKYQHLSSYYSWRPHLSSLPSIVDAPLKTPSNTTLQIENGAIGHVPPKLKKTSPNFHLLTPSDQDTHGFCKTILSAMLLNYPPPTVPLLYTRHETDVEREGNTLKSTLHYLNNKKLVKDEDLVLIVDGQESWFQLPSDVIVMQYKNLLADANLRLRSKYGVDKHGYQKFNQTIIFGAQKMCENNDKACAYVPPSILSNKTYSTETSYRVSDIPAKFISSKMVMGPAADMRALYQAAMKKFTEGKSQSQTVQSVFAALFAEQQLKRDEVEVARKSAGAKFKDFVIGTTSEGAEQRLLRAADLELSNLIRHEFSMGLDYTHTLFQPTSYCTEDELVSLAHDNATDISRYSHAPKTSQLSLPPALNQTKSPFWRPDFVNHSPSPNERTSYIDKLEYKIELDSIPDREVTWAEIPLIQNTYTGAIPAVFLNDHHHSPFEQAPAANITWNDLWYSNYRRAMLRNHFRTRQSPDGYHNSLVGGDRSWDTRGGRGGVWTEVGQIWFPWGGLDGVCGSVAQLNEVFQDRKGVWLQEFEEGAEANRLNEERLYKAAEDRSAQREKIREQEAIMEHQKKEREKKIEAGKALQAEPLKEKEKIDFEKS from the exons ATGGCGGGGGATTCTATGCTGACGATGTCAATGTCGCCATCACAGTCACCGAAAGAATTTGGGACTGCGGCGGTACAGTGGGCTTGTACGAGGAGAGGGAGGATGATGGTTTTGACGTTTGCGCTTTTCACGATACTTCTTGGGTTGACGGGTATGAAGCACCATGAG GTCATATCCTCAAAATACCAGCACCTCTCCTCGTACTACTCATGGCGGCCGCACCTCTCAAGTCTGCCTTCGATAGTTGATGCGCCGCTCAAGACTCCTTCAAATACAACGCTTCAGATTGAAAACGGCGCAATTGGCCATGTACCGCCAAAGCTCAAGAAGACATCGCCGAATTTCCACCTTCTCACTCCATCCGATCAGGATACGCATGGGTTCTGCAAGACCATCTTGTCTGCCATGTTGCTCAACTATCCGCCACCGACTGTACCCCTGCTATACACACGGCATGAAACAGATGtagaaagagaaggaaaTACATTGAAAAGCACGCTACATTATCTAAATAATAAGAAACTGGTCAAGGACGAGGATCTAGTACTCATCGTCGACGGCCAAGAATCGTGGTTCCAGCTGCCGAGCGACGTGATCGTTATGCAGTACAAGAACTTGCTTGCAGATGCCAACCTGCGGCTGAGGAGCAAGTACGGCGTTGACAAGCATGGCTACCAGAAGTTCAACCAGACGATTATCTTTGGCGCACAGAAGATGTGTGAGAACAACGACAAGGCCTGCGCATACGTACCGCCCTCAATCTTGTCAAACAAGACATATTCAACAGAAACCTCTTACCGCGTATCAGATATACCCGCCAAGTTCATCAGTTCGAAGATGGTTATGGGCCCGGCGGCCGATATGAGGGCGCTATACCAGGCGGCAATGAAGAAGTTCACCGAGGGCAAAAGTCAGTCGCAAACCGTCCAGTCGGTATTTGCAGCCTTGTTCGCCGAGCAGCAACTCAAAAGGGATGAGGTCGAAGTAGCGAGGAAGAGTGCGGGTGCGAAATTCAAGGACTTTGTAATAGGCACGACGAGTGAAGGAGCGGAGCAGAGACTACTGCGCGCAGCAGACCTTGAGCTTTCAAATTTGATACGACACGAATTCTCAATGGGCTTGGACTACACGCACACACTCTTTCAGCCCACGAGCTATTGCACGGAGGATGAACTTGTCTCCCTTGCCCACGACAACGCGACTGACATATCCCGATATAGCCACGCTCCAAAGACTTCGCAGCTGTCTCTCCCGCCGGCTCTAAATCAGACGAAATCTCCGTTTTGGCGTCCGGACTTTGTCAATCACAGCCCATCACCCAACGAGAGGACATCCTACATCGACAAGTTAGAATACAAAATAGAACTTGACAGCATCCCCGATCGCGAAGTTACCTGGGCCGAGATTCCCCTGATCCAAAACACGTATACCGGCGCCATCCCCGCGGTTTTCCTAAACGACCATCATCACTCTCCTTTCGAACAAGCCCCAGCTGCAAACATCACCTGGAACGATCTCTGGTACTCTAACTACAGACGCGCTATGCTGCGAAACCACTTCCGCACACGCCAGTCACCTGACGGCTACCACAACTCGCTCGTCGGCGGCGATCGCTCCTGGGACACGCGCGGTGGCCGAGGCGGCGTATGGACCGAAGTCGGCCAAATCTGGTTTCCATGGGGCGGACTCGATGGCGTGTGTGGCAGCGTGGCGCAGCTCAACGAAGTGTTCCAGGACAGGAAAGGCGTGTGGTTACAAGAGTTTGAGGAGGGTGCGGAGGCGAACCGCCTAAATGAAGAGAGGCTGTACAAGGCGGCCGAGGACCGGTCAGCACAGAGGGAGAAGATTAGGGAGCAGGAAGCGATAATGGAGCACCAGAAGAAGGAGCGGGAGAAGAAGATTGAAGCGGGAAAAGCTTTGCAAGCTGAGCCGCTGAAGGAGAAGGAAAAGATTGATTTTGAAAA AAGTTAA
- a CDS encoding DnaJ, DnaJ-class molecular chaperone with C-terminal Zn finger domain protein — translation MVQAADPTRNYYADLRVSADASENEIRKAFRTLALQFHPDRNPGRETEFVVRFQEIQAAHEVLCDPKKRAQYDAERRKYRNANVSTNASNTPRTRPPPPSRNAYTTTTPAGSYYRGPPPKPQPQSQRPPPPQHNNTYNTGADRFAGKNHRAPPTAQRQDTRAKDSEARANVFTAWQKMKQPRGEEPRQYNPNAHNNPQNNAQANPNGTPFGRSQSTRAPSSKQGFDPSTPGVDEGQARSAYRNYARPAPTPPESTTPPHAKESQTDDAPYSEGNRVRTPYFSHVAGERTSMFEGVGRSSSVRNSPTHPHRGGSSYDAGAYSDSGRRTQPKKASGGKNVPFEHGYPDSSDDEDSDSEPYTKTKSRNPPPQATKPPPPTWTPRGFATPEHKRQTSGANGNMANSFKSRSEESINMKFSPSDWHGKFEGSSSYFAPNIQKGASTKGRTSPTRGRASQRNATDRSAFTSQPMGQQPSDWQGTFKDANWVYNDAKETSPRRPSEATKRPKASRKASVQKNGASKNQDHRDTSRPKYQAFAEEAPSGDADAMDIDPEPPARPEPIKRGSRTAPSSPRRTPTAGSGATQNGFNAGGLNGLGADLLPPLFEPQANGLGGMSNIRDALPFASEASRSHPIKANAAKSLKYPDVPHAPLPPIKLDLSSADDYLMRMGSYVKSYRKYCDVLTGHFAARSAELEDLDEHFIHNRGETTRKVGFTSYLAKMEEDESVMETWKLAQERHITALHQCADVRNKTMKLYQTLKA, via the exons ATGGTCCAAGCCGCCGACCCCACGCGAAATTACTATGCGGACCTGAGGGTTTCCGCAGACGCAAGCGAGAACGAGATCCGCAAAGCCTTCCGGACACTGGCGCTGCAGTTCCATCCCGATCGCAATCCTGGGCGCGAAACCGAGTTCGTCGTCAGGTTCCAAGAAATCCAGGCAGCACACGAAGTCTTGTGCGATCCCAAAAAGCGGGCACAGTATGACGCTGAAAGGAGGAAATACCGGAACGCGAATGTCTCCACAAACGCATCCAACACACCGAGAACGAGACCGCCGCCGCCGTCACGCAATGCATACACTACGACTACTCCCGCTGGGTCCTACTATCGTGGCCCGCCCCCAAAACCACAGCCACAAAGCCAACGTCCACCCCCGCCGCAACATAACAACACATACAACACAGGCGCCGACAGGTTTGCGGGCAAAAACCACCGTGCACCACCGACAGCGCAGCGGCAGGATACAAGGGCAAAGGATTCAGAGGCACGGGCGAATGTCTTCACAGCATGGCAGAAGATGAAGCAGCCACGAGGAGAGGAGCCCCGCCAGTACAATCCAAATGCCCATAATAACCCACAGAACAACGCCCAAGCCAATCCCAACGGCACGCCCTTCGGACGCAGCCAGAGCACGAGGGCTCCATCATCCAAGCAAGGTTTTGACCCCTCGACACCAGGCGTTGATGAAGGCCAAGCACGGTCAGCATATAGGAACTATGCCCGTCCGGCTCCCACGCCCCCCGAATCCACCACTCCCCCGCATGCAAAGGAAAGCCAAACCGACGATGCCCCGTACTCTGAAGGGAACCGCGTTCGCACACCGTACTTCTCCCATGTAGCAGGTGAGCGTACATCGATGTTCGAGGGTGTCGGGAGGTCATCCAGTGTGCGCAATTCGCCCACTCATCCTCATAGAGGCGGCTCATCGTACGACGCAGGCGCATACTCAGATTCTGGTCGTAGAACGCAGCCAAAGAAGGCCAGTGGAGGCAAAAACGTGCCTTTTGAGCATGGATACCCTGATTCTAGCGACGATGAGGATTCTGACTCTGAACCTTATACCAAGACCAAGAGCCGCAATCCACCACCACAAGCTACGAAGCCGCCTCCGCCGACCTGGACCCCGCGTGGCTTCGCAACTCCCGAGCACAAGCGGCAGACCAGCGGCGCGAATGGGAACATGGCAAACAGCTTCAAAAGCAGGAGTGAAGAGAGTATCAACATGAAGTTTTCGCCTTCGGACTGGCATGGCAAGTTCGAAGGCAGTAGTAGCTACTTCGCTCCTAACATACAAAAAGGTGCCAGCACAAAAGGCCGAACCTCTCCAACTCGCGGCAGAGCTTCGCAGCGGAACGCAACTGACCGCAGCGCATTCACCTCTCAGCCCATGGGTCAGCAGCCCTCC GATTGGCAAGGAACCTTCAAAGACGCGAATTGGGTTTACAATGATGCAAAGGAGACATCGCCTCGTAGACCGTCAGAGGCTACAAAGCGACCAAAGGCCTCGCGGAAAGCTTCAGTGCAAAAGAATGGAGCCTCGAAGAACCAGGACCATCGAGATACGTCGCGGCCAAAGTACCAAGCCTTTGCAGAGGAGGCGCCAAGTGGTGATGCAGACGCCATGGACATCGACCCTGAGCCACCAGCAAGACCAGAACCGATCAAGAGGGGCTCCCGTACGGCACCATCATCTCCAAGACGGACCCCTACAGCGGGTTCGGGAGCAACACAGAATGGCTTCAATGCTGGAGGTTTAAATGGTCTTGGTGCAGACTTGCTTCCGCCACTCTTTGAGCCTCAAGCGAATGGACTTGGTGGTATGTCAAATATTCGAGATGCACTCCCTTTTGCCTCTGAGGCCTCCAGGTCACATCCCATCAAGGCAAATGCTGCAAAGAGCCTCAAATATCCCGATGTCCCTCACGCACCTCTGCCACCCATAAAGCTGGATCTGTCGTCCGCAGACGACTACCTGATGCGCATGGGCTCATACGTCAAATCATATAGGAAGTACTGTGACGTCCTTACTGGCCACTTTGCTGCGCGAAGTGCTGAGCTGGAAGACCTTGATGAACACTTTATCCACAATCGTGGTGAGACAACAAGAAAGGTTGGCTTTACGAGCTACCTGGCTAAGATGGAGGAGGATGAGAGTGTGATGGAGACGTGGAAGCTTGCACAGGAACGTCACATCACTGCGTTGCACCAGTGTGCGGATGTGCGAAATAAGACTATGAAGTTGTACCAGACCCTCAAGGCCTGA
- a CDS encoding RPL15A, Ribosomal protein L15E, whose translation MGALKYVEELQKKKQSDMMRFLMRVRCWELRQLKVIHRASRPSRPDKARRLGYKAKQGYVIYRIRVRRGGRKRQAPKGATYGKPTNQGINQLKYQRSLKSTAEERIGRRCANLRVLNSYWINQDSTYKYYEVICVDPQHKAIRRDPRINWIVKPVHKHRESRGLTATGKKSRGLGRGHKFNNTTAGRRKTWKRHNTLSLWRYR comes from the exons ATGGGTGCCCTCAAGT ACGTCGAGGAACTtcagaagaagaagcagtCGGACATGATGCGCTTTCTGATGCGCGTTCGC TGCTGGGAG CTTCGCCAACTTAAGGTCATCCACCGCGCCAGCCGCCCCTCGCGCCCCGACAAGGCCCGCCGTCTTGGATACAAGGCCAAGCAGGGTTACGTTATCTACCGCATTCGCGTCCGCCGTGGAGGTCGCAAGAGGCAGGCTCCCAA GGGCGCCACCTACG GCAAGCCCACCAACCAGGGTATCAACCAGCTCAAGTACCAGCGCTCGCTCAAGTCGACCGCTGAGGAGCGTATCGGCCGCCGCTGCGCCAACCTCCGCGTCCTCAACTCCTACTGGATCAACCAGGACTCGACTTACAAGTACTACGAGGTCATCTGCGTCGACCCCCAGCACAAGGCCATCCGCCGCGATCCTCGCATCAACTGGATCGTCAAGCCCGTCCACAAGCACCGCGAGAGCCGTGGTCTCACCGCCACCGGCAAGAAGAGCCGTGGTCTTGGTCGTGGACACAAGTTCAACAACACCACCGCCGGCAGGAGGAAGACCTGGAAGAGGCACAACACCCTCTCTCTCTGGCGTTACCGTTAA